From Candidatus Sphingomonas colombiensis, one genomic window encodes:
- a CDS encoding TonB-dependent receptor: protein MKKSPLRHRLLLTTVIAGMIGTVVPAHAQDVPASPLAAEVPQEAAAEDIVVTGSLFARADKETASPLTIMSAETLQQRGFTSVADAIRSVSADNSGSVPIAFSNGFAAGASGISLRGLGVNSTLVLFDGLRGAYYPLADDGQKQFVDLNTIPQFAVDRIEVLRDGASATYGADAIGGVVNVITRKEFKGIAGSVEAGVTEKGDVGNQRLTLMAGIGNLSEDGYSAYIGGEYFHSDPLRARDRGFPYNTRNFSSLTCTASGAPAPCRNRNPGATAPGSTISAVVRRANQLIPGDVYSGQVISGGHFQVLNPAGCAPGTIAHSNASGDSFCEQDFARDYRELQPEQERYGITGRVTARLGDGVEGYAMGTYYRSDVTAKAAPLTTRNTLPANTNGLILPALLSNGQLNPNNPFAAEGAAAQIFYAFGDIPVSNTAQSNTYRGAMGISGQLGDRGRFAFEATGMHTDLDSIRRGYINLAGLGRAVADGSYNFVNPSLNGDSVRRQIAPDVRTRSTSDLYMAQLTATYAIADLPGGPLQVGGTASIRHERLNAPNANPGGAVVSINPVNARGHRTVAAASVEIDAPLLDAVDLNVAGRYDHYSDGYSRFSPKIGLKVTPIRQLALRGTYSQGFRAPQFTELNGNVVGYITVGAPPCDIVLAHGGTATESGGCTGGSPYVQSGNGLGVNSNGTPGLKPERSRSFTLGAVFQPTPWFSATVDYYNISKKDFIAGGPDYGAALDNYYAGKPLPAGYSVTLNDPDPLYPNAARTVLLVNAPYVNAAEQRTSGLDFSATLDLPLAPDVRFTSQIEVTKIFAFDLVAPEGTQHYVGTQGPFQLSSGAGTPAWRGNWQNTLAFGPATVSTTAYYTSGYRNTAEDTTGAGSGNDCANTADLGGDPNFCRTKHFLVVDLVGSYKVSDNFTFYANVNNLFGVSAPFNLPNYAGSAYNPTWSQAGVVGRSFRAGARFRF from the coding sequence ATGAAAAAAAGCCCATTGCGGCACAGGCTGTTGCTGACGACGGTCATCGCGGGGATGATTGGAACGGTCGTTCCGGCGCACGCGCAGGACGTACCTGCGTCTCCGCTGGCCGCCGAAGTGCCGCAGGAGGCCGCCGCAGAGGATATCGTCGTTACCGGCAGCCTCTTCGCGCGCGCTGACAAGGAAACGGCCTCGCCGCTCACCATCATGTCGGCGGAGACGCTCCAGCAACGCGGTTTCACCTCCGTTGCGGATGCGATCCGCAGCGTGTCCGCAGACAATAGCGGATCGGTGCCGATCGCATTTTCCAATGGCTTTGCGGCCGGGGCCAGCGGCATCTCACTGCGTGGATTGGGCGTCAATTCAACGCTGGTGCTGTTTGATGGCCTGCGCGGCGCATATTACCCGCTGGCGGACGACGGGCAGAAACAGTTCGTTGATCTGAACACCATCCCGCAATTCGCTGTGGATCGGATCGAGGTTCTACGTGACGGAGCGTCCGCCACTTATGGCGCGGATGCGATCGGCGGCGTCGTTAATGTCATTACACGCAAGGAATTCAAAGGGATCGCCGGATCGGTCGAGGCTGGGGTCACCGAAAAGGGAGACGTGGGCAACCAGCGGTTGACCCTGATGGCCGGTATCGGAAATCTGAGCGAGGACGGTTACAGCGCCTATATCGGCGGCGAATATTTTCATTCCGATCCGTTGCGCGCGCGCGATCGCGGCTTTCCCTATAATACGCGCAATTTCAGCAGCCTGACCTGTACCGCGAGCGGCGCGCCCGCGCCCTGCCGCAATCGTAATCCAGGGGCAACGGCGCCTGGTTCGACGATCAGCGCCGTGGTGCGCCGTGCGAACCAGCTCATCCCCGGCGACGTCTATAGCGGGCAGGTCATTTCCGGCGGCCATTTTCAGGTGCTGAACCCCGCCGGCTGCGCACCGGGCACAATCGCGCATTCCAACGCCTCTGGCGACTCGTTCTGCGAGCAGGATTTTGCGCGCGACTATCGCGAGCTGCAACCGGAGCAGGAGCGCTATGGCATCACCGGCCGCGTCACCGCTCGGCTGGGGGATGGTGTCGAGGGTTATGCGATGGGCACCTATTACCGCAGCGATGTGACCGCGAAGGCCGCGCCGCTTACCACTCGCAACACGTTGCCCGCTAACACCAACGGCCTGATCCTGCCCGCGCTCCTGAGCAACGGGCAGCTCAATCCCAATAATCCTTTCGCCGCGGAAGGGGCGGCCGCGCAGATTTTCTACGCCTTCGGGGACATCCCGGTATCCAATACCGCGCAGAGCAACACGTATCGCGGTGCGATGGGTATAAGCGGCCAGCTCGGCGATCGGGGCCGTTTCGCGTTCGAGGCGACGGGGATGCATACTGATCTCGATTCAATCCGGCGCGGCTATATCAATCTTGCCGGTCTGGGCCGGGCGGTGGCCGATGGCTCGTATAATTTCGTCAATCCGTCGCTAAATGGTGATTCCGTGCGCAGGCAGATCGCGCCCGATGTGCGGACGCGTTCCACTTCGGACCTCTATATGGCTCAGCTTACCGCGACCTATGCGATCGCGGATCTGCCGGGCGGCCCACTTCAGGTCGGCGGCACCGCGTCCATCCGGCACGAACGGCTAAACGCGCCGAATGCCAATCCGGGCGGGGCGGTGGTCAGCATCAATCCGGTCAACGCCCGCGGCCATCGCACCGTCGCCGCGGCTTCGGTCGAGATAGACGCGCCGCTGCTCGACGCGGTCGATCTGAACGTCGCCGGGCGCTACGATCATTATTCCGATGGTTACAGCCGCTTCTCCCCAAAGATCGGGTTGAAGGTCACGCCGATCCGGCAGCTCGCGTTGCGCGGCACTTATTCGCAAGGCTTCCGCGCGCCGCAATTCACCGAGCTTAACGGCAATGTCGTCGGTTATATTACCGTTGGCGCGCCACCCTGCGACATCGTGCTCGCGCATGGTGGCACGGCGACCGAGAGCGGTGGCTGCACCGGCGGCAGTCCTTATGTGCAATCCGGAAATGGGCTGGGGGTCAATTCGAATGGCACGCCGGGCCTGAAGCCGGAGCGCTCGCGCAGCTTTACCCTGGGGGCGGTGTTCCAGCCGACGCCGTGGTTCAGCGCGACGGTCGACTATTACAATATCAGCAAGAAGGATTTCATCGCCGGCGGCCCCGATTACGGCGCGGCGCTGGACAATTACTATGCTGGAAAGCCTTTGCCGGCGGGCTATTCGGTCACGTTGAATGATCCGGACCCGCTTTATCCCAATGCGGCGCGCACGGTGTTGCTGGTCAATGCGCCTTACGTGAATGCCGCCGAGCAGCGCACTTCCGGGCTGGATTTCAGCGCGACGCTCGATCTGCCGCTGGCTCCCGATGTCCGGTTCACCAGCCAGATAGAGGTCACGAAGATCTTCGCTTTCGATCTGGTCGCACCGGAAGGTACGCAACATTATGTCGGGACGCAGGGGCCGTTCCAGTTGTCGTCCGGCGCAGGCACGCCAGCGTGGCGGGGCAATTGGCAGAACACGCTCGCGTTCGGCCCCGCCACCGTTTCGACAACGGCTTATTATACCAGCGGCTATCGAAACACCGCGGAGGATACCACCGGGGCGGGCTCCGGCAACGATTGCGCGAATACGGCGGATCTTGGCGGGGATCCCAATTTCTGCCGGACGAAGCACTTCCTCGTGGTCGATCTGGTCGGCAGCTACAAGGTGTCGGACAATTTCACCTTCTACGCCAATGTGAACAACCTGTTCGGCGTGTCGGCCCCGTTCAACCTGCCGAACTATGCCGGCAGCGCCTATAACCCGACGTGGAGTCAGGCGGGCGTCGTCGGCCGCTCGTTCCGCGCTGGTGCACGTTTCCGCTTCTAG
- a CDS encoding response regulator transcription factor yields MRILLVDDEPLAIERMRVALAGVADVEVVGSASDGETAAREIVALDPDLVLLDIQMPGLTGMDLARQMVDAPSRPELVFVTAFNDFAMEAFDVEAVDYLLKPVSFDRLRMAIDRVRRRRALLEADGEAAFGTVGERQAANSDNRYDDGIWVPGRQGAVRVPIETIDRIEAARDYVLLNTPLRSYILRARMSEIERRIDPSHMVRIHRSHMVRIDSVIGVERPGKGALRLVLNDGANLQVGPNYQPQVVRALRL; encoded by the coding sequence ATGCGTATCCTGCTGGTCGATGACGAGCCACTGGCGATCGAACGGATGCGGGTGGCGCTGGCGGGCGTCGCGGATGTTGAGGTGGTGGGTAGCGCGAGTGACGGCGAAACCGCCGCGCGGGAGATTGTCGCGCTCGATCCTGATCTGGTGCTGCTCGATATCCAGATGCCCGGCCTGACCGGCATGGATCTCGCGCGACAGATGGTCGATGCGCCGAGCCGGCCTGAACTGGTGTTCGTTACCGCCTTCAACGATTTCGCGATGGAGGCATTCGATGTCGAAGCGGTCGATTATCTGCTGAAGCCGGTGAGTTTCGATCGCTTGCGCATGGCGATCGACCGCGTACGTCGCCGTCGCGCGTTGCTGGAGGCCGACGGGGAGGCCGCGTTTGGCACCGTCGGGGAGCGGCAAGCGGCGAATTCGGACAACCGCTATGACGACGGCATTTGGGTGCCCGGAAGGCAGGGCGCCGTGCGGGTACCGATCGAGACGATCGACCGGATTGAGGCCGCGCGTGATTACGTGCTGCTCAACACGCCGCTGCGGAGCTATATCCTCCGCGCCCGGATGAGCGAGATCGAACGGCGTATTGATCCGAGCCACATGGTGCGCATCCACCGTTCGCATATGGTGCGGATCGACAGCGTGATCGGTGTCGAGCGCCCGGGAAAGGGTGCGCTTCGGCTGGTGCTGAACGACGGCGCCAATTTGCAGGTCGGCCCCAATTATCAGCCGCAGGTGGTCCGCGCGCTTCGGCTTTGA
- a CDS encoding histidine kinase, with protein sequence MATTFTVGIAFSACLAAFIVFARRMRKRVMIAAIAIVTLTIALLHGLIDAYLLKLLSPALGIKPMPLAELFNRGLMPFVLIYGLYAVALGLMLSERAMRDSERRLAEARSAAQSAELAALRFQLNPHFLFNTLNAISSLIVTNRNREADRMTMKLADFLRLTLEADPEAEVTLDEELATTQSYLDIETVRFGERLGVMFECPADLLDAYVPSFLLQPIVENSIKYAVLPSRRPVTLSVRVSRAGDMLRLLVEDDGGQVFGSQPSGGTGVGLRNVRRRLAAFYGDRGDLDATVTDRGFAVTLTLPLRVATLADAA encoded by the coding sequence ATGGCTACGACCTTTACGGTCGGGATTGCTTTCTCGGCATGCCTCGCGGCGTTCATCGTGTTTGCGCGGCGCATGCGGAAACGGGTGATGATCGCGGCTATCGCGATAGTGACGTTGACGATCGCACTGTTGCACGGCCTGATCGACGCATATCTGTTGAAATTGCTCAGCCCCGCGCTGGGAATAAAGCCGATGCCGCTGGCCGAATTGTTCAATCGCGGGCTGATGCCGTTCGTGTTGATTTATGGCCTTTACGCCGTGGCGCTTGGCCTGATGCTCAGCGAAAGGGCGATGCGTGATAGCGAGCGGCGTCTGGCGGAGGCGCGCAGCGCCGCGCAGAGCGCCGAACTGGCCGCGCTGCGCTTCCAGCTCAATCCGCATTTTCTGTTCAATACATTGAACGCGATTTCATCGCTGATCGTCACCAACCGCAACCGCGAGGCCGATCGGATGACGATGAAGCTTGCGGATTTCCTGCGCCTCACGCTGGAGGCAGATCCGGAGGCGGAGGTTACGCTGGACGAGGAACTGGCGACCACCCAATCCTATCTGGACATCGAAACGGTGCGGTTCGGCGAGCGGCTGGGCGTAATGTTCGAATGCCCCGCCGATCTGCTCGATGCTTATGTGCCAAGCTTCCTGCTGCAACCGATCGTTGAGAATTCGATCAAATATGCCGTTCTGCCCTCGCGCCGCCCCGTCACCTTATCTGTGCGGGTAAGCCGCGCCGGAGACATGCTGCGGCTGCTGGTGGAGGACGATGGGGGGCAGGTGTTCGGCAGTCAGCCGTCCGGCGGTACGGGCGTGGGGTTGCGCAACGTGCGGCGTCGGCTGGCCGCTTTTTATGGCGACAGGGGTGATCTGGATGCGACGGTCACCGATCGCGGTTTCGCGGTTACCCTGACGTTGCCGTTGCGGGTCGCGACATTGGCGGATGCGGCGTGA
- a CDS encoding DoxX family protein, translating to MAVLTALPLNKRAGVKMMIAKDKVILALRGLTTLLLGADAVTLGFQPQSMAQEFAATGFAMWQAPVIAAILALALLLYAIPRTALIGAILLTGFLGGAICAHFRLGEIGSPAQLICAMLGAIVWGGVATRHSVRPWLDSAGDDHQG from the coding sequence GTGGCCGTGCTGACCGCTCTCCCGTTGAACAAACGAGCGGGAGTGAAGATGATGATAGCAAAAGACAAAGTCATATTGGCGCTTCGGGGGCTGACGACACTTTTGCTCGGAGCCGATGCCGTGACACTCGGCTTCCAGCCGCAGAGCATGGCGCAGGAGTTTGCCGCGACCGGCTTTGCGATGTGGCAGGCACCCGTGATCGCGGCGATCCTCGCGCTGGCGCTCCTGCTCTATGCGATACCGCGCACCGCTCTGATCGGCGCGATTCTCCTCACCGGGTTTTTGGGCGGCGCGATCTGCGCTCATTTCCGTCTGGGTGAGATCGGCTCGCCGGCGCAGCTTATCTGCGCGATGCTCGGCGCGATCGTCTGGGGCGGCGTGGCGACGCGCCACAGCGTTCGTCCCTGGCTGGATAGTGCGGGGGACGATCACCAAGGCTGA
- a CDS encoding PEPxxWA-CTERM sorting domain-containing protein: MRYLKIIAALAALSPLPAVAATKVLSDGNGTSATIYDDRAEWLAALGVGDLIEEDFADSRLARGLQLAGTDYELDGTLHQTLRNSANYLFMDFLGGAEALGFDFALVPTDVSQGLALTLRFDNSDIYTSITKLSGFYGIIGSAPLTNLGLEAARYRTQEYRIDNLAFRAAGVPEPVSWAMMVVGFGAVAGVMRRRRALAFA; this comes from the coding sequence ATGCGTTATCTCAAAATCATCGCGGCGCTCGCCGCGCTATCTCCGTTACCCGCAGTCGCCGCCACGAAAGTCCTCTCGGACGGTAATGGCACGAGCGCGACCATCTATGATGATCGGGCTGAATGGCTCGCCGCGCTTGGCGTGGGTGATCTGATTGAAGAGGATTTCGCGGATTCCCGTCTCGCGCGCGGGCTACAATTGGCCGGCACCGATTACGAACTCGACGGCACGTTGCACCAGACGCTGCGGAACAGCGCGAATTATCTTTTCATGGATTTCCTCGGAGGAGCGGAGGCGCTCGGCTTTGATTTTGCGTTGGTCCCGACCGACGTGTCGCAGGGGCTCGCGCTCACGCTGCGGTTCGACAACAGCGACATCTATACGAGCATCACCAAGCTTTCGGGCTTTTACGGCATCATCGGTTCCGCTCCGCTCACCAATCTGGGGCTGGAGGCGGCGCGCTATCGCACCCAGGAATATCGCATCGACAATCTTGCCTTCCGCGCGGCCGGCGTTCCCGAGCCCGTGTCCTGGGCGATGATGGTAGTCGGCTTTGGTGCGGTGGCGGGCGTGATGCGCCGTCGCCGGGCTCTCGCCTTTGCCTGA
- a CDS encoding sigma-70 family RNA polymerase sigma factor, translating to MKYQSGVSTSSDQAARARLTEALLRTGNEDRSALQEVYRLTSAKLFGICLRICGDRSSAEDVLHEVYLTIWKRAGAFEPGRASPISWLATITRNRAIDWVRARGARPSHPIEEADSVPDTSPDQLTLIERNEESQRLHDCLDALDERARDAIRTAFFDGVTYAELAERKGLPLGTMKSIVRRGLLQLRGCVDGD from the coding sequence CTGAAGTACCAATCGGGTGTGTCGACTTCCTCCGATCAGGCCGCCAGAGCGCGTTTGACCGAGGCCTTGTTGCGCACCGGGAATGAGGACCGTTCGGCGCTTCAGGAGGTATATCGGCTTACCTCGGCGAAGCTATTCGGGATCTGCCTGCGTATCTGCGGGGATCGCAGCAGTGCCGAGGACGTGTTGCATGAAGTGTATCTCACGATCTGGAAGCGGGCCGGCGCATTCGAGCCCGGCAGGGCAAGCCCGATCTCCTGGCTGGCGACGATCACGCGCAACCGGGCGATCGACTGGGTTCGCGCACGCGGCGCACGGCCGTCGCATCCGATCGAGGAGGCCGACAGCGTGCCCGATACCTCGCCCGACCAATTGACGCTCATCGAGCGAAACGAGGAATCGCAACGCCTGCATGACTGCCTTGACGCTTTGGACGAGCGCGCGCGCGACGCCATACGAACCGCCTTTTTCGATGGCGTCACCTATGCCGAACTCGCCGAGCGCAAGGGGCTCCCGTTGGGCACGATGAAAAGCATTGTGCGCCGGGGCCTCCTTCAACTCAGGGGATGCGTCGATGGCGATTGA
- a CDS encoding anti-sigma factor: MAIDAPDTGPDMTAAELALGLLDGEERAAALRRVLADPAFAREVEDWRHRLAGLFDDYAEVEAPESVAKRLAVPVRQRRGAWPIITMLTALAAAVALFFVVKPEPSPVLPHQVMVASLLLNDKTAALPAVVDLTASEIRIGGAALAPGGKSAQLWMIGGDGVPRPMGLLATAGPTRIALSGDARAGLAAGVTLAVSIEPDGGSPTGKPTGPVVASGKLSVA; the protein is encoded by the coding sequence ATGGCGATTGACGCGCCCGATACCGGCCCCGACATGACCGCCGCCGAACTCGCGCTGGGCCTGCTCGATGGCGAAGAGCGTGCCGCGGCGCTGCGCCGCGTGCTCGCCGATCCCGCGTTCGCGCGCGAGGTGGAGGATTGGCGCCACCGCCTTGCCGGATTGTTCGATGATTATGCGGAGGTGGAGGCGCCGGAATCGGTCGCCAAGCGACTGGCCGTTCCCGTTCGGCAAAGGCGCGGGGCATGGCCGATCATCACCATGCTCACCGCGCTTGCGGCGGCGGTGGCGCTGTTCTTCGTCGTCAAACCGGAGCCTTCGCCGGTCCTGCCGCACCAGGTGATGGTCGCCTCGCTGCTGCTGAACGACAAAACGGCGGCGCTTCCGGCCGTGGTCGATCTGACGGCAAGCGAAATACGGATCGGCGGTGCAGCGCTGGCGCCCGGCGGCAAGAGCGCGCAGCTCTGGATGATCGGCGGGGATGGCGTGCCCAGGCCGATGGGGCTGCTCGCCACGGCCGGCCCGACGCGGATTGCGCTGTCCGGCGATGCGCGCGCGGGGCTGGCGGCGGGTGTAACGCTCGCTGTCTCGATCGAGCCCGATGGCGGATCGCCAACCGGGAAGCCGACCGGGCCAGTGGTGGCCAGTGGCAAACTTTCCGTCGCCTGA
- a CDS encoding fasciclin domain-containing protein produces the protein MLATALVAGTTASIAATTDPMVGGAAMYPSKNIIENAVNSKDHTTLVAAVKAAGLVDTLSGPGPFTVFAPTNAAFAKLPGGTVDTLLKPENKDQLTAVLTYHVVPGRITAGDITANAAKHMGKATYTTVQGEPLTFMKSGGAWWVMDGKGDKGRITIANVMQSNGVIHVIDTVMMP, from the coding sequence ATGCTCGCGACCGCGCTGGTCGCCGGGACGACCGCAAGTATCGCCGCGACGACGGACCCGATGGTGGGTGGCGCCGCGATGTATCCGAGCAAGAACATCATCGAGAACGCGGTCAATTCCAAGGATCACACGACCCTGGTTGCCGCGGTCAAGGCTGCTGGTCTGGTCGACACGCTATCCGGCCCCGGCCCCTTCACGGTGTTCGCGCCGACCAACGCGGCCTTTGCAAAGCTGCCCGGCGGCACCGTCGATACGCTCCTCAAGCCCGAGAACAAGGACCAGTTGACCGCCGTCCTGACCTACCATGTCGTACCCGGGCGCATCACCGCCGGCGATATCACCGCCAACGCCGCGAAGCACATGGGCAAGGCAACCTATACGACCGTGCAGGGTGAGCCGCTGACCTTCATGAAGTCCGGCGGCGCCTGGTGGGTGATGGATGGCAAGGGCGACAAGGGCAGGATCACCATTGCCAACGTTATGCAGTCGAACGGCGTGATCCACGTCATCGATACCGTGATGATGCCGTGA
- a CDS encoding DoxX family protein — MSAAPSPALRDQRGNLARISIAPIFLVAGIIHLGRPDVFVPVMPHFIPHPHSIILLTGAAEILGAIGLFVPRTRALAGAMLALYAVCVYPANISHAVHDLSTGTGLGWAYHYPRLFVQPLICWWALIAGKNISAHIPRIGRGD, encoded by the coding sequence ATGAGCGCGGCCCCATCGCCGGCGCTGCGCGATCAACGCGGCAATCTGGCCCGTATCTCGATCGCTCCGATATTTCTCGTTGCGGGCATTATTCATCTGGGACGGCCCGACGTCTTCGTGCCGGTGATGCCGCATTTCATACCCCATCCTCACAGCATCATTCTGCTTACCGGGGCCGCCGAAATCCTCGGCGCGATCGGCCTGTTCGTGCCACGCACGCGGGCTTTGGCCGGCGCGATGCTCGCGCTCTATGCCGTCTGCGTCTATCCTGCGAACATCAGCCACGCGGTCCACGACCTCTCGACCGGCACAGGTCTGGGTTGGGCCTATCACTATCCCCGGCTGTTCGTTCAGCCGCTAATCTGCTGGTGGGCCCTGATCGCGGGCAAAAATATCTCCGCGCACATTCCCCGCATCGGGCGCGGCGACTGA
- a CDS encoding 2'-5' RNA ligase family protein produces MNAPIVVTALFGAADQAWFDSLRRAYYPPEQNRIAAHLTLFHHLPPSQATEVKHRLSLETHNVARPLATLREPYSLGSGVAWRIESVALAEIRARLGEAFAGLLVPQDMAGWRPHVTIQNKVAPHTARTLLAAMGAGFRPRPVTITGLAAWWYRGGPWEPLSRHMFG; encoded by the coding sequence TTGAACGCGCCGATCGTCGTGACCGCGCTGTTCGGGGCGGCGGATCAGGCGTGGTTCGATTCGCTGCGCCGCGCGTATTATCCGCCCGAGCAAAACCGGATCGCCGCGCATCTCACGCTGTTTCATCATCTCCCCCCATCGCAGGCAACCGAGGTGAAGCACCGGCTTTCGCTTGAGACGCACAATGTGGCGCGGCCCCTTGCGACTTTGCGCGAGCCTTATTCGCTGGGGAGCGGTGTGGCGTGGCGCATCGAGAGCGTCGCGCTGGCGGAGATCCGCGCGCGGCTGGGTGAAGCGTTCGCGGGGCTGCTGGTGCCGCAGGACATGGCCGGATGGCGCCCGCACGTCACTATCCAGAACAAGGTCGCGCCGCATACCGCGCGGACGTTGCTCGCGGCGATGGGCGCGGGTTTCCGCCCAAGGCCGGTGACGATCACCGGGCTGGCCGCCTGGTGGTATCGCGGCGGACCATGGGAGCCGTTGTCCCGACATATGTTCGGATAA
- a CDS encoding potassium transporter Kup has protein sequence MSTSQTPGAAPGHDLRRDSLAKLAVGAIGVVYGDIGTSPLYAMKEVFVGHHPLTVDQLHIFGVVSLIFWSLVLIVTFKYVMVILRADNEGEGGSLALLALIQRRSGAGKRWGPSLVILGVLASALFFGDCMITPAVSVLSAVEGLATVEQGFESFVIPIAVAILVGLFYIQSIGTARVGKFFGPIMAVYFVTLAVLGLIHIIQQPHILQALDPRWAVRFATTDGKLAFLALGSVVLALTGAEALYADMGHFGRKPIAYAWLWFIFPALMLNYLGQGALLLGQPTAAENPFFLMASEQWRLPLVILATVATVIASQAVITGCYSVVQQAIQLGLMPRLRISHTSASEAGQIYIASVNWTLMVMVLLLIFGFRQSSNLAAAYGIAVTGTMFISTCLVGVLIYRVWRWPWWAVVPFVGVFMFIDGLYFSSNLTKVLDGGWFPLLVAMVCFVLLTTWATGRKLMIQRMREGAMPIKIFIGSAANSATRVPGTAVFMTSTPEGVPHALLHNLKHNRVLHERVILLTVKVTDMPYFPEDDRFLHDDLGQGFHRVILRYGFMEAPDVPAALKKFHGCGADIRMIDTSFFLSRQTLLPSERPGMMIWREKLFAWMLRNAESAMEFFHLPTNRVVELGTQIEI, from the coding sequence GTGAGCACTTCCCAAACCCCGGGTGCAGCGCCCGGCCATGACCTGCGCCGAGACAGCTTAGCCAAGCTGGCGGTGGGCGCGATCGGCGTGGTCTATGGCGATATCGGCACCAGCCCGCTCTACGCGATGAAGGAGGTGTTCGTCGGCCATCACCCGCTGACGGTCGACCAGCTTCATATCTTCGGCGTTGTCAGCCTGATCTTCTGGTCGCTCGTGCTGATCGTCACCTTCAAATATGTGATGGTGATCCTGCGCGCCGACAACGAGGGCGAGGGGGGCAGTCTCGCGCTGCTCGCGCTGATCCAGCGCCGCAGCGGCGCGGGCAAAAGATGGGGGCCCAGCCTCGTCATCCTTGGCGTGCTGGCGTCCGCGCTGTTCTTCGGGGATTGCATGATTACCCCGGCCGTCTCCGTCCTTTCCGCGGTGGAGGGGCTGGCGACGGTCGAGCAGGGTTTCGAGAGTTTCGTCATCCCGATCGCGGTCGCGATCCTTGTCGGGCTGTTTTATATCCAGTCGATCGGCACGGCGCGGGTCGGCAAGTTCTTCGGCCCGATCATGGCGGTTTATTTCGTCACGCTGGCGGTGCTGGGGCTGATCCACATCATCCAGCAGCCGCATATCCTGCAGGCGCTCGATCCGCGCTGGGCGGTGCGATTCGCGACCACTGACGGGAAGCTGGCTTTCCTCGCGCTCGGTTCCGTGGTGCTGGCGCTGACCGGCGCAGAGGCGCTTTATGCCGACATGGGGCATTTCGGGCGCAAGCCGATCGCCTATGCGTGGCTGTGGTTCATTTTCCCGGCGCTGATGCTCAATTATCTCGGGCAGGGCGCGCTGCTGCTGGGCCAGCCAACCGCGGCGGAAAACCCGTTCTTCCTGATGGCCAGCGAGCAATGGCGCCTGCCGCTCGTGATTCTGGCGACCGTGGCGACGGTGATCGCCAGCCAGGCCGTGATCACCGGCTGCTATTCGGTGGTGCAACAGGCGATCCAGCTCGGCCTGATGCCGCGCCTGCGCATCAGCCACACCAGCGCGTCCGAAGCGGGGCAGATCTATATCGCGTCGGTCAACTGGACGCTGATGGTGATGGTGCTGTTGCTGATCTTCGGCTTCCGCCAATCGTCGAACCTCGCGGCGGCCTATGGCATCGCGGTGACGGGCACGATGTTCATCTCCACCTGTCTGGTCGGCGTGCTGATCTATCGCGTGTGGCGCTGGCCGTGGTGGGCGGTGGTGCCGTTCGTCGGCGTGTTCATGTTCATCGACGGCCTGTACTTCTCGTCAAACCTGACGAAGGTGCTTGATGGCGGCTGGTTCCCATTGCTCGTCGCGATGGTCTGCTTCGTGCTGCTCACCACCTGGGCAACCGGGCGCAAGCTGATGATCCAGCGGATGCGTGAAGGCGCGATGCCGATCAAGATCTTCATCGGTTCGGCTGCCAATTCGGCGACGCGCGTGCCGGGCACGGCGGTTTTCATGACCTCCACGCCAGAGGGCGTGCCGCACGCGCTGCTCCATAATCTGAAGCACAATCGCGTGCTGCATGAACGCGTGATCCTGTTGACCGTGAAGGTCACCGACATGCCCTATTTCCCCGAGGACGATCGCTTCCTGCACGATGATCTGGGGCAGGGCTTCCACCGCGTGATCCTGCGCTATGGCTTCATGGAGGCGCCGGACGTGCCGGCCGCGTTGAAGAAATTCCATGGTTGTGGCGCGGATATCCGCATGATCGACACCAGCTTCTTCCTCTCGCGGCAGACGCTGCTGCCGTCGGAGCGGCCGGGGATGATGATCTGGCGCGAAAAGCTGTTTGCCTGGATGTTGCGCAACGCGGAAAGCGCGATGGAATTTTTCCATCTGCCGACGAACCGGGTGGTGGAACTCGGCACGCAGATCGAGATTTGA